One Campylobacter sputorum subsp. sputorum DNA segment encodes these proteins:
- a CDS encoding glycosyltransferase, whose product MGGGRNILIPNGICFKTPNKILNESDFNIVGVGRLEEHKNFQLAIRALSKVRFDFKLYILGQGVYENELKNLIKSLNLENKIKLVGYVDNPWDYINSSNLQVLFSRLEDFSLALIEGIYYGKMVFALDTANHKEVLGDDFIVQNDDEIVARKLDEVYENYDFYKTKFEKIKENSQKYSIENVANKYIKAYESLIKVNYLYFRKC is encoded by the coding sequence ATGGGGGGGGGTAGGAACATTTTGATACCAAATGGAATTTGTTTTAAAACTCCAAATAAAATTTTAAATGAAAGCGATTTTAATATAGTTGGCGTCGGAAGACTTGAAGAGCATAAAAACTTTCAACTTGCCATTAGGGCTTTAAGTAAAGTTAGGTTTGATTTTAAATTGTATATTTTAGGTCAAGGTGTTTATGAAAATGAGCTTAAAAATTTGATAAAATCTCTAAATTTAGAAAATAAAATAAAACTCGTAGGCTATGTAGATAATCCTTGGGATTACATAAATAGTTCAAATTTACAAGTTTTGTTTTCAAGATTAGAGGATTTTTCTTTGGCTTTGATTGAAGGGATTTATTATGGTAAAATGGTTTTTGCACTCGATACTGCAAATCATAAGGAAGTTTTAGGAGACGATTTTATAGTACAAAACGATGATGAAATTGTTGCTAGAAAACTAGATGAAGTTTATGAAAATTATGATTTTTACAAAACTAAATTTGAAAAAATAAAAGAAAATTCACAAAAATACAGCATAGAAAATGTAGCAAATAAATATATAAAAGCGTATGAAAGTTTAATTAAAGTAAATTATTTATATTTTAGAAAATGCTAA
- a CDS encoding glycosyltransferase, with product MPKIVKKIDKFHIISSGRLSPEKGHQDIIKALSNVKFDFLLDIYGCGEYGQELKNLVNELNLNNKVRFCGFSDDIATVLASSDLQIIASHIEPFGLVAIDGIYYSPLLISTNTGICTKILPNELIFKTSNLSEKLNEIYENYDKFVEIFSKIKAKKDDFSIEKMTEKYLKAYESLIKEIG from the coding sequence ATGCCAAAAATAGTAAAAAAAATAGATAAATTTCATATAATCTCATCTGGTAGGTTAAGTCCTGAAAAAGGTCATCAAGATATTATCAAAGCTTTATCAAATGTAAAATTTGATTTTTTACTTGATATTTATGGTTGTGGAGAATATGGGCAGGAGTTAAAAAACTTAGTAAATGAGTTAAATTTAAATAATAAAGTAAGATTTTGTGGCTTTAGTGATGATATTGCAACTGTTTTAGCAAGCTCTGATTTGCAAATTATTGCTTCACATATAGAGCCTTTTGGACTTGTTGCGATTGATGGGATTTATTATTCGCCACTTTTAATTTCTACAAATACCGGAATTTGCACTAAAATTTTACCAAATGAGCTTATTTTTAAAACTTCAAATTTAAGTGAAAAGCTAAATGAAATTTATGAAAATTACGATAAATTTGTGGAAATTTTTTCTAAAATCAAGGCTAAAAAAGATGATTTTAGTATAGAAAAAATGACTGAAAAATATTTAAAAGCTTATGAAAGCTTAATAAAGGAAATTGGATGA
- a CDS encoding DNA-deoxyinosine glycosylase, producing MINNISPFFNKHSKILILGSFPSVISRQNEFFYANKQNRFWKVLSFVFDEKEPASLDDKKSLLCNHNIALWDIVKSCDIKGSSDSTITNLKTNDINQILKNSNISHIFTNGSKASSLYKKYILKDTFIQNYPLASTSPANARYSLERLIKEWSILSRI from the coding sequence ATGATAAACAACATTTCTCCATTTTTTAACAAACATTCAAAAATCCTCATACTTGGAAGTTTTCCATCAGTTATTTCAAGGCAAAATGAATTTTTCTATGCTAATAAACAAAATAGATTTTGGAAAGTATTAAGCTTTGTATTTGATGAAAAAGAACCAGCAAGCTTAGATGATAAAAAATCGCTACTATGTAACCATAATATCGCTTTATGGGATATAGTAAAGAGTTGCGATATAAAAGGTTCAAGCGACTCAACTATAACAAATTTAAAAACAAATGACATAAATCAAATTTTAAAAAATAGCAATATTTCGCACATATTTACAAATGGTAGCAAAGCCTCGTCTTTATATAAAAAATACATTTTAAAAGATACTTTTATACAAAACTATCCTCTTGCCTCAACTAGCCCAGCAAATGCTAGATACTCTTTAGAAAGACTTATAAAAGAGTGGAGCATTTTATCTAGAATTTAG
- a CDS encoding glycosyltransferase family 4 protein, producing MYLLCNKNGFNGEVITDYLDKRVNFIEIPTNKNRFNPFYLYKLARIIKQIKPDIIHTRNTKFLEISKYMQVFLKRKIPLVFTKHNWFFKKKNETC from the coding sequence GTGTATTTACTATGTAATAAAAATGGTTTTAATGGCGAAGTTATTACTGATTATTTAGACAAAAGAGTAAATTTTATAGAAATTCCAACGAATAAAAATCGTTTTAATCCTTTTTATTTATATAAATTAGCAAGAATTATAAAACAAATAAAACCAGATATAATTCACACACGCAATACTAAATTTTTAGAAATTAGCAAATATATGCAGGTATTTTTAAAGCGTAAAATCCCACTTGTTTTTACAAAACACAACTGGTTTTTTAAGAAAAAAAATGAAACTTGCTGA
- a CDS encoding glycosyltransferase family protein — MRIVHCGIFNEYDDGNFFYGLERKISHGLHQNGHFVYDFSYRDWERSLRIFGIKNSGLKNMNQKLINICKNINADVLLITKAEKIANETLLEIKKALPNIKIAMWYVDHLKEKAEFFEKFKIIDVFFYANALRLKEFSTKFKDTIFSFFPNISDPAFEVDLNLQKSNDIIYIARDYKEDNRYKFATLLDEFCKKNSLKHKIYASLGNEPIFGFDFFRAINESKIAINFNRDDDLECEKSNKLLGASDRMAQFLGCGVCVFSPMIKGFEKLYETDKEIIYFKNPNDCFDKILQILQSKEWQEISKNGREKTFKIANAARVSKFMLEVLFNISQNYEWSEFVYKNGERI; from the coding sequence ATGAGAATAGTTCATTGTGGAATTTTTAACGAATATGATGATGGAAATTTCTTTTATGGTTTAGAGCGAAAAATCAGCCACGGACTTCATCAAAATGGGCATTTTGTTTATGATTTTAGTTATAGAGACTGGGAGAGAAGTTTAAGAATTTTTGGTATTAAAAATAGCGGATTAAAAAATATGAATCAAAAACTCATAAATATTTGTAAAAATATAAATGCCGATGTTTTACTTATCACAAAAGCCGAAAAAATTGCAAATGAAACTCTTTTAGAGATAAAAAAAGCTTTGCCAAATATAAAAATTGCTATGTGGTATGTAGATCACCTTAAAGAAAAAGCTGAATTTTTTGAAAAATTTAAGATAATTGATGTGTTTTTTTATGCTAATGCTCTTCGTTTAAAAGAATTTTCTACTAAATTTAAAGATACTATTTTTTCATTTTTTCCAAATATTTCAGACCCTGCTTTTGAGGTGGATTTAAATTTACAAAAGTCAAATGATATTATCTATATCGCAAGGGATTACAAGGAAGATAACCGCTATAAATTTGCTACTTTGCTTGATGAATTTTGTAAAAAAAATAGCTTAAAACATAAAATTTATGCAAGTTTGGGAAATGAACCTATTTTCGGATTTGATTTTTTTAGAGCTATAAATGAAAGCAAAATCGCTATAAATTTTAATAGAGATGATGATTTAGAGTGTGAAAAATCAAATAAACTGCTTGGAGCAAGTGATAGGATGGCACAGTTTTTAGGGTGTGGAGTTTGTGTTTTTAGCCCAATGATAAAAGGCTTTGAGAAGCTTTATGAGACTGATAAGGAGATTATTTATTTTAAAAATCCAAACGATTGTTTTGATAAAATTTTGCAAATTTTACAAAGCAAAGAATGGCAAGAAATCTCAAAAAATGGGCGAGAAAAAACATTTAAAATAGCAAATGCCGCAAGAGTAAGTAAATTTATGCTTGAAGTTTTATTTAATATAAGCCAAAATTATGAGTGGAGTGAGTTTGTATATAAAAACGGAGAGAGAATTTGA
- the thiC gene encoding phosphomethylpyrimidine synthase ThiC — MRDTKNTFGKTQLYYAKNGIITDEMKYVAKAESLDENLVMQEIAKGSLIIPANINHAHLKPIGIGVATKCKVNANIGSSSLASNIDEEVEKLNISIKYGADTVMDLSTGGDLNAIREAIIKASSVPIGTVPMYQIIHDVGNIENLDIKTMLNVIENQAKQGVSYFTIHAGFKLEFMPLVSKRKMGIVSRGGSLMASWMMHYHKENPFYTAFDEICEICAKYDVSLSLGDSLRPGCLYDASDEAQISELKVLGELAKRAYEKDVQVMIEGPGHIPLNQIEYNVKLEQELCNNAPFYVLGPLVSDIGAGYDHITSAIGGALAAYHGVSMLCYVTPKEHLGLPNAKDVREGLIAHKIAAHAADIARNRVGAIQRDHAMSDARYNFDWNKQFELALDPDRAREYHDESLPQDVFKEAEFCSMCGPKFCAYKISKEIAKKECKEYPNG, encoded by the coding sequence ATGCGAGATACTAAAAATACTTTTGGAAAAACACAGCTTTATTACGCTAAAAACGGCATAATAACTGATGAAATGAAATATGTTGCAAAAGCTGAAAGCTTGGATGAAAATTTAGTTATGCAAGAAATTGCAAAAGGTTCTTTGATAATACCTGCAAATATCAATCATGCCCATTTAAAACCAATTGGTATAGGCGTTGCAACAAAATGCAAAGTAAATGCAAATATCGGCTCATCTAGTTTAGCTAGCAATATAGATGAAGAGGTTGAAAAACTTAATATTTCTATAAAATACGGAGCGGATACTGTTATGGATCTTTCAACTGGTGGCGATTTAAACGCTATTAGAGAAGCTATCATAAAAGCATCATCAGTTCCAATAGGCACGGTTCCAATGTATCAAATCATCCACGATGTTGGAAATATTGAAAATTTAGATATAAAAACTATGCTTAATGTCATAGAAAATCAAGCAAAGCAGGGCGTTAGTTATTTTACTATACATGCTGGGTTTAAGCTAGAATTTATGCCACTTGTTTCAAAAAGAAAGATGGGTATAGTAAGTAGAGGAGGAAGCTTGATGGCATCGTGGATGATGCACTATCACAAAGAAAATCCATTTTATACCGCTTTTGATGAAATTTGTGAAATATGTGCTAAATATGATGTTTCGTTATCTCTTGGAGATAGTTTGCGTCCAGGCTGTCTTTATGATGCTAGTGATGAGGCTCAAATTAGTGAATTAAAAGTTTTAGGTGAGCTTGCAAAAAGAGCTTATGAAAAAGATGTTCAAGTTATGATAGAAGGTCCTGGTCACATTCCGTTAAATCAAATTGAGTATAATGTCAAGTTAGAGCAAGAGCTTTGCAATAATGCACCATTTTATGTTCTTGGTCCACTTGTTAGCGATATTGGTGCTGGGTATGATCATATCACAAGTGCGATTGGCGGTGCATTGGCAGCATATCATGGCGTTAGTATGCTTTGTTATGTTACGCCAAAAGAACATTTAGGTTTGCCAAATGCAAAAGATGTTAGAGAGGGGCTTATTGCTCATAAAATAGCAGCACACGCAGCAGATATAGCACGAAATAGAGTAGGTGCTATACAAAGAGATCATGCTATGAGTGATGCTAGGTATAATTTTGATTGGAATAAACAGTTTGAACTTGCGTTAGATCCAGATAGAGCAAGAGAGTATCATGATGAATCTCTTCCTCAAGATGTATTTAAAGAAGCTGAGTTTTGTTCAATGTGTGGACCAAAATTTTGTGCTTATAAGATAAGCAAAGAGATAGCAAAAAAAGAGTGCAAGGAGTATCCAAATGGATAA
- a CDS encoding Mrp/NBP35 family ATP-binding protein — MDKNEILEKLKQVIYPGFEKSIVDFGFVKEIKTDDSISINLQIVSSNPEVADKIRNDIKALLGEVVINIAQPEIPKEQSNTRSGKNLAPQIKSFVMVSSGKGGVGKSTTTLNLAISLAKLGKKVGLMDADIYGPNIPRMLGVENEKPYAIGNKIEPIKTHGIEMISMGNLMDSGSALIWRGAMIMKVIDQLLRDVAWGDLDVLLFDMPPGTGDAQISLAQSVPVTAGICVTTPQTVALDDSARALDMFEKLHIPIAGVIENMSGFIAPDTGKEYDIFGKGGAKKLCERYKTEILSEIPIEPSIREGGDSGKPISFYEPNSVSAKRYLDGAEKLIKIIEDINSKGGADNSAIQPDMSGKAHCH, encoded by the coding sequence ATGGATAAAAATGAAATTTTAGAAAAGTTAAAACAGGTTATTTATCCTGGTTTTGAAAAAAGTATAGTTGATTTTGGTTTTGTAAAAGAGATTAAAACTGATGATAGTATTAGTATAAATTTGCAAATAGTATCATCAAATCCAGAAGTTGCAGACAAAATAAGAAATGATATAAAAGCACTTTTAGGAGAAGTTGTTATAAATATAGCTCAACCAGAAATTCCAAAAGAGCAAAGCAACACAAGAAGTGGTAAAAACTTAGCACCACAAATCAAAAGTTTTGTAATGGTAAGTAGTGGAAAAGGTGGTGTTGGCAAAAGCACAACTACGCTAAATTTAGCTATATCTTTAGCAAAACTCGGTAAAAAAGTTGGTCTTATGGACGCAGATATTTATGGTCCAAATATACCAAGAATGCTTGGTGTTGAAAATGAAAAACCATATGCCATTGGTAATAAAATAGAACCGATTAAAACTCATGGCATAGAGATGATAAGCATGGGAAATTTAATGGACAGTGGCTCTGCTTTGATATGGAGAGGTGCTATGATTATGAAAGTTATAGATCAACTCTTAAGAGATGTTGCTTGGGGTGATTTAGATGTGCTTTTATTTGATATGCCTCCAGGAACAGGAGATGCACAAATCAGTCTTGCTCAAAGCGTGCCAGTAACTGCTGGAATTTGCGTAACAACTCCACAAACTGTTGCACTTGATGATAGTGCTAGAGCTCTTGATATGTTTGAAAAACTTCATATTCCTATAGCTGGAGTTATAGAAAATATGAGTGGTTTTATAGCACCAGATACTGGAAAAGAATATGATATATTTGGAAAAGGCGGTGCAAAAAAACTATGCGAAAGATATAAAACTGAAATTCTCTCAGAAATTCCAATAGAACCATCCATAAGAGAGGGTGGAGATAGTGGAAAACCTATAAGTTTTTATGAGCCAAATTCAGTAAGTGCTAAAAGATATTTAGATGGAGCTGAGAAGCTTATAAAAATTATAGAAGATATAAACTCCAAAGGCGGAGCAGACAACTCTGCAATTCAACCCGATATGAGCGGTAAAGCACACTGTCATTAG
- a CDS encoding nicotinate phosphoribosyltransferase: MQTEIELKKSGKISRLTNKTFKFDDRIKDGFFSANYFLKTNKIIKENLPNQNVTQQWFCRKDEYTLCGIDEAIAILQTFANSPQNLKILALNDGDIVKGYEPVLKVSGKYEDFGFLENIIDATLARRSSVCTNVSEVLKAANGKIVFSMADRQDDILTQIGDGYATFIAGINKVSTDAQGLWWDGKGMGTMPHALIQMCKGDIVKACEIYAKTFPDEKITALVDYNNDVINDALKAASVLGDRLYAVRADTSKNLIDKYFNDKDTSGFDPHGVCKELVFALRKALDENGFSYVKIVVSSSFTPKIIKEFEDVSTPVDMYGVGTYTVINQTCGFTADLVELNGKEEAKYGRHNFKSNRLKEVKLNSR, translated from the coding sequence ATGCAAACAGAAATAGAACTAAAAAAATCCGGTAAGATATCTCGTCTTACAAATAAAACTTTTAAATTTGATGATAGGATAAAAGACGGCTTTTTTTCGGCTAATTATTTTTTGAAAACAAATAAAATCATTAAAGAAAATTTGCCAAATCAAAATGTAACCCAACAATGGTTTTGCAGAAAGGATGAATATACTTTATGTGGTATAGACGAAGCTATAGCAATTTTACAAACTTTTGCAAATAGTCCTCAAAATTTAAAAATTCTCGCATTAAATGATGGAGATATAGTCAAAGGATACGAGCCTGTTTTAAAAGTTAGTGGAAAATATGAGGATTTTGGTTTTTTAGAAAATATCATAGATGCAACTTTGGCAAGAAGAAGTTCTGTTTGCACAAATGTGAGTGAAGTTTTAAAAGCAGCAAATGGAAAAATAGTTTTTTCTATGGCAGATAGACAAGATGACATTTTAACACAAATTGGCGATGGATACGCTACTTTTATAGCTGGTATAAATAAAGTTTCAACTGACGCACAAGGTTTATGGTGGGATGGAAAAGGTATGGGAACTATGCCGCACGCACTTATACAAATGTGTAAAGGAGACATCGTAAAAGCATGTGAAATTTATGCAAAAACATTTCCAGATGAAAAAATAACAGCTTTGGTTGATTATAATAACGATGTAATTAACGATGCATTAAAAGCGGCAAGTGTTTTGGGAGATAGACTTTATGCTGTTAGAGCTGATACTTCAAAAAATTTGATAGATAAATATTTTAACGATAAAGATACGAGCGGTTTTGATCCGCATGGAGTTTGCAAAGAGTTGGTATTTGCTTTAAGAAAAGCTTTAGATGAAAATGGTTTTTCTTATGTTAAGATAGTGGTAAGTTCGTCTTTTACGCCCAAAATTATCAAAGAATTTGAAGATGTGAGTACACCTGTTGATATGTATGGAGTTGGAACATATACTGTTATAAACCAAACTTGCGGATTTACAGCTGATTTGGTAGAATTAAACGGAAAAGAAGAAGCTAAATACGGCAGACATAATTTTAAAAGCAATAGACTAAAAGAAGTGAAGCTAAATTCTAGATAA
- a CDS encoding glycosyltransferase family 2 protein, giving the protein MIKASVYVICQDEEKHIERMLKSVADFDEIIVVDSGSKDKTLEIAAKFTDKIYHHDWQGEGLQKNYAFSLCKNEWVLNLDADEEITAELKTEIENFMKQSEYDGLDIKFHEYSLGRICSPFVRKNTHIRFFKKSCGEYRNLGVHAQISINGKVTKSKHSIHHFSDKFIKELVMKNNNYSSLRAQRDFEKGKKPNFLKLIFIFPLVFFKSYILRRSFFDGKKGFITSMINAFYAFLKEAKLYELNLKK; this is encoded by the coding sequence ATGATAAAAGCGTCTGTTTATGTGATTTGTCAGGATGAAGAAAAACATATAGAGCGAATGTTAAAATCTGTTGCGGATTTTGATGAAATCATAGTTGTAGATAGCGGAAGTAAGGATAAAACGCTTGAAATTGCGGCAAAATTTACAGATAAAATTTATCACCACGACTGGCAAGGCGAAGGTTTACAGAAAAACTATGCATTTTCACTTTGTAAAAATGAATGGGTGTTAAATTTAGACGCGGATGAGGAAATTACAGCTGAGCTTAAAACTGAAATTGAAAATTTTATGAAACAAAGCGAATATGATGGGCTTGATATAAAATTTCATGAGTATTCTTTGGGGCGAATTTGTTCGCCTTTTGTTCGTAAAAATACTCACATTAGATTTTTTAAGAAAAGCTGTGGAGAGTATAGAAATCTAGGAGTTCACGCACAAATTTCAATCAACGGCAAAGTAACAAAAAGCAAACACTCAATTCATCATTTTAGTGATAAATTTATAAAAGAACTTGTTATGAAAAATAATAATTATTCAAGCCTTAGAGCCCAGCGTGATTTTGAAAAAGGCAAAAAGCCAAATTTTTTAAAGCTAATTTTTATTTTTCCACTCGTATTTTTCAAATCTTACATTTTAAGACGATCATTTTTTGATGGCAAAAAAGGCTTTATAACTTCAATGATAAATGCTTTTTACGCATTTTTAAAAGAAGCAAAACTTTATGAGTTAAATTTAAAAAAATAA
- a CDS encoding polysaccharide deacetylase family protein, with protein MIFVCIFLFIILVAFSLRYNWWRVCISDNHARVLMYHSIERHFGDKFDKWRVLPKDFEKQIAWIAKNGYKFYTLSELCELSENMPKKAVCITFDDGYADNFTNAYEILKKYGAKATIFLIPNQKENHWEKSNTTHLSAMLSSEQITKMSDIVEFGSHTINHANLLQIPLEQARIEIENSKKEVEKITGKICESFAYPYGKYDEKILQITGKCGFKNAVIVKRGVFKSGENRLKIKRIGILGTESFFDFWLKFKKIRNKL; from the coding sequence ATGATTTTTGTCTGTATTTTTTTGTTTATAATTTTAGTGGCATTTTCACTTCGGTATAACTGGTGGCGAGTTTGCATAAGCGATAATCACGCAAGAGTTTTAATGTATCATTCGATAGAACGACATTTCGGCGATAAATTTGATAAATGGCGAGTTTTACCAAAAGATTTTGAAAAACAAATTGCTTGGATTGCAAAAAATGGTTATAAATTTTATACCCTCTCTGAACTTTGCGAATTATCGGAAAATATGCCCAAGAAAGCAGTTTGTATAACTTTTGATGACGGATATGCTGATAATTTCACAAATGCCTATGAAATTTTAAAAAAATATGGTGCAAAAGCCACGATTTTTTTAATTCCTAATCAAAAGGAAAATCACTGGGAAAAGTCAAATACAACGCATCTTTCAGCTATGCTTAGTAGCGAACAAATCACTAAAATGAGCGATATTGTAGAGTTTGGTTCACATACGATAAATCACGCGAATTTGCTTCAAATACCGCTTGAACAAGCTAGGATAGAAATAGAAAATTCCAAAAAAGAGGTTGAAAAAATCACAGGTAAAATTTGCGAGAGTTTTGCTTATCCATATGGAAAATATGACGAAAAAATCTTACAAATAACTGGGAAATGCGGTTTTAAAAATGCTGTGATTGTTAAGCGTGGAGTTTTTAAATCTGGTGAAAATAGGCTTAAAATCAAGCGAATAGGAATTCTTGGCACTGAGAGTTTTTTTGACTTTTGGCTAAAATTTAAGAAAATAAGGAATAAATTATGA
- a CDS encoding diaminopimelate dehydrogenase encodes MQKIKIGIVGYGNLGRGVETALQKTDDMELVGIFTRRDPKSIKTLFNSKVYNQDECFDMKDKIDVLILCGGSANDLMEQSPKFVESFNIIDSFDTHAKTLEHYKNVDKIAKKSSKIGIISIGWDPGLFSLNRLIMQSVLPQGKDYTFWGKGVSQGHSDAIRRISGVADARQYTIPSQKILDDVRNAKFGDYTTRQKHTRECFVVLENDTQSERKRVEKEIVSMPNYFSDYDTTVNFITKDELDKNHANLPHGGNVFRGGKTGKNLENNHVMEFSLKLDSNPEFTSSVMVAYARAAFRLQKSGQSGARTIFEIPPFLLCTKSIEDIIHDTL; translated from the coding sequence ATGCAAAAGATAAAAATAGGCATAGTTGGTTACGGAAATTTAGGTCGTGGAGTTGAAACAGCTTTACAAAAAACAGATGATATGGAGCTTGTAGGCATTTTTACAAGGCGTGATCCAAAAAGCATAAAAACTCTTTTTAACTCTAAAGTTTATAATCAAGATGAATGCTTTGATATGAAAGATAAAATAGATGTTTTGATTTTATGTGGCGGAAGTGCAAATGATTTAATGGAGCAAAGTCCGAAATTTGTCGAGAGTTTTAACATCATTGATAGTTTTGATACTCACGCAAAAACGCTAGAACATTATAAAAATGTAGATAAAATTGCTAAAAAAAGCTCAAAAATAGGCATTATTTCTATCGGCTGGGATCCGGGGCTTTTTTCTCTAAATAGACTTATAATGCAAAGCGTATTACCTCAAGGAAAAGATTATACTTTTTGGGGAAAAGGTGTTTCGCAAGGACATTCAGATGCAATTCGTAGAATCTCTGGTGTTGCGGATGCAAGACAATACACAATTCCTTCACAAAAAATTCTAGATGATGTAAGAAATGCTAAATTTGGAGATTATACAACAAGACAAAAACACACAAGAGAGTGTTTTGTAGTGCTAGAAAACGATACGCAAAGCGAAAGAAAAAGAGTTGAGAAAGAGATAGTTTCTATGCCAAATTATTTTAGTGATTATGATACAACTGTAAATTTTATAACTAAAGATGAGCTAGATAAAAATCACGCAAATTTACCGCACGGCGGAAATGTTTTTAGGGGCGGTAAAACTGGAAAAAATTTAGAAAATAATCATGTTATGGAGTTTTCTTTAAAACTTGATTCAAATCCTGAGTTTACATCAAGTGTTATGGTCGCATATGCAAGAGCTGCTTTTAGACTTCAAAAATCAGGTCAAAGTGGTGCTAGAACTATATTTGAAATACCTCCGTTTTTACTATGTACAAAAAGCATAGAAGATATCATCCACGATACTTTGTGA
- a CDS encoding YrbL family protein: MLELKEILDSGWYRDCYVHPNDKNKMLKVQKDGKDELLLVDLQNYKKILALCVEIQKFLPKIENELIQTDKGKALICEIIRDDNSQISQNLEVYIQNHTLSKNLATQIDIFLKLIRKYNINLFDIINMKNFLVQIKNGEENLFFIDFKRLNSTDKENNFCFKLPFISKFKLFRRSLRLKKRLGIKKILAEN, encoded by the coding sequence ATGTTAGAACTTAAAGAAATCTTAGATAGTGGTTGGTATCGCGATTGCTATGTGCACCCAAATGATAAAAACAAAATGTTAAAAGTTCAAAAAGATGGCAAAGATGAGCTTTTGTTAGTTGATTTGCAAAATTACAAAAAGATTTTAGCTCTATGTGTGGAAATTCAGAAATTCTTACCAAAAATTGAAAATGAATTAATTCAAACAGATAAAGGAAAAGCCCTTATTTGCGAGATTATAAGAGACGATAATTCACAAATCAGCCAAAATTTAGAAGTTTATATACAAAATCACACTTTAAGTAAAAATTTAGCTACTCAAATCGATATATTTTTAAAACTTATAAGAAAATACAATATAAATCTTTTTGATATTATAAATATGAAAAATTTCTTAGTGCAAATCAAAAACGGCGAAGAAAATCTGTTTTTTATAGATTTTAAAAGACTAAATAGCACCGACAAAGAAAATAATTTTTGTTTTAAATTGCCATTTATATCAAAATTTAAACTTTTTAGACGCTCTTTAAGACTTAAAAAACGACTCGGAATTAAGAAAATTTTAGCTGAAAATTAA